One Owenweeksia hongkongensis DSM 17368 genomic region harbors:
- a CDS encoding GNAT family N-acetyltransferase, producing the protein MTTEAKKFEELSGSQLYELMKLRVDIFVVEQECAYEELDNFDQVATHILGYSQNELVAYARVLPPDTVYTQSSIGRVAVKKEARNMGFGRILFKAALEEAQRLYSGQEIKIQAQIYLEEFYSSFDFKTISEPYPDWGIWHVDMILEAS; encoded by the coding sequence ATGACAACTGAAGCAAAGAAATTTGAAGAATTAAGCGGTAGTCAGCTCTATGAGCTTATGAAGCTAAGGGTTGACATTTTTGTGGTAGAGCAAGAATGTGCCTACGAGGAGTTGGATAATTTTGATCAGGTGGCTACTCATATTTTAGGCTACAGCCAAAATGAACTGGTAGCTTATGCCAGAGTGCTACCGCCTGATACAGTGTATACCCAAAGTAGTATTGGCAGAGTGGCGGTAAAAAAAGAAGCCCGCAATATGGGCTTCGGAAGAATATTATTTAAAGCTGCTCTTGAAGAAGCTCAGAGGCTTTACTCGGGTCAAGAGATTAAAATTCAAGCGCAGATTTATCTGGAAGAATTTTATTCAAGTTTTGATTTCAAAACCATTTCGGAGCCATACCCTGATTGGGGCATTTGGCATGTAGATATGATTTTAGAAGCCAGTTAA
- the paaE gene encoding 1,2-phenylacetyl-CoA epoxidase subunit PaaE has translation MLNFFKKAKDKKDSLLTNEKSSRRARFHSLRVSDITRETSDCISVAFDVPEDLVDDYNFIPGQYLTLEKEIGGEKIRRSYSLCSSPVDGELRVAIKQVPGGKFSTFANQELTVGTEIDVMTPEGKFYTKLDPANKKNYVAFAAGSGITPIFSIIKSVMAIEPESTFTLFFGNKTTQSVMFRDAIDALKNEHMNRLEVHHILSREDQGTDMLKGHLDEAKCISFSQKFFNINEVDEYFICGPEAMINCINDSLLKLGADKSHVHYELFTSPSQNIAHKTKVSAEKKSDALTSAVTIILDGEETHFDIASNGKNVLDAALDAGADVPYACKGAVCCTCRAKVLEGSVEMDMNYALEDDEVEEGFVLTCQTHPTSEKVVISYDEQ, from the coding sequence ATGCTGAATTTCTTCAAGAAAGCAAAAGATAAAAAGGATTCACTCCTTACCAATGAAAAATCGTCACGCAGAGCTCGTTTTCATAGCCTTCGCGTTTCGGACATTACTCGCGAAACTTCGGACTGTATCTCTGTAGCCTTTGATGTGCCCGAGGATTTGGTTGATGACTATAACTTTATTCCTGGCCAATACCTTACGCTGGAAAAGGAAATTGGTGGTGAGAAAATCAGACGTTCTTACTCACTTTGTTCAAGCCCTGTAGATGGCGAATTACGTGTAGCAATCAAGCAAGTTCCTGGTGGTAAATTTTCAACTTTTGCCAATCAAGAACTTACTGTAGGCACCGAAATAGATGTAATGACTCCCGAAGGGAAGTTCTACACAAAGCTAGATCCGGCCAACAAGAAAAACTATGTAGCTTTTGCTGCTGGTTCTGGAATTACACCCATCTTTTCGATTATAAAATCGGTAATGGCCATTGAGCCAGAAAGTACTTTCACTTTGTTTTTTGGAAACAAAACTACCCAGTCTGTAATGTTCCGCGATGCTATTGATGCATTGAAAAATGAGCACATGAATAGACTTGAGGTTCACCATATTCTTAGCCGTGAAGATCAAGGTACAGATATGCTGAAAGGTCACTTGGATGAGGCGAAGTGTATCTCTTTCTCTCAAAAATTCTTCAACATCAATGAAGTTGATGAGTATTTCATCTGTGGACCAGAAGCCATGATTAACTGTATTAATGACAGTTTACTTAAGCTTGGTGCTGATAAATCTCACGTTCATTATGAACTATTTACTTCTCCTTCGCAAAACATTGCCCACAAAACCAAAGTGTCTGCTGAAAAGAAAAGCGATGCTTTAACAAGTGCTGTTACCATTATTCTTGATGGAGAAGAAACTCACTTTGACATTGCTTCAAATGGCAAAAATGTGCTGGACGCTGCTCTTGATGCTGGTGCAGATGTACCTTATGCCTGTAAAGGTGCCGTGTGCTGTACTTGTCGCGCCAAGGTGCTTGAGGGTTCCGTAGAAATGGACATGAACTATGCCCTTGAAGATGATGAAGTAGAAGAAGGTTTTGTACTTACCTGCCAAACTCACCCAACCAGTGAGAAGGTGGTGATAAGCTACGATGAGCAGTAG
- a CDS encoding RNA polymerase sigma factor, which produces MAKLIRLPNTDERLAKQCKKGDRKAQRELYDMYSPIMLSVCRRYVQTVEDAEEVLSNAFIKVFRKIDQYSGEGPLGAWIRRIMVNESLNFIRYKKNLFVEIEEENHQSLSHTGVQDQMNADHLMSLVMELPMGYRTVFNLFGIEGYSHKEIGEMLGISENTSKSQLSKARKQLQQKLGETELLYKEQ; this is translated from the coding sequence ATGGCAAAACTGATACGCCTTCCTAACACAGATGAACGACTTGCCAAGCAGTGCAAGAAGGGAGATCGCAAAGCGCAAAGAGAGCTTTACGATATGTACTCCCCAATCATGCTGAGTGTGTGTAGGCGATATGTGCAAACGGTGGAAGATGCCGAAGAAGTTCTTTCAAACGCCTTTATTAAGGTGTTTAGAAAAATTGATCAGTACAGTGGCGAAGGCCCTTTGGGAGCTTGGATAAGGAGAATTATGGTAAATGAATCACTCAACTTTATCCGTTACAAGAAAAATCTATTTGTAGAAATAGAAGAGGAAAATCACCAAAGCTTAAGCCACACAGGAGTACAAGATCAAATGAATGCGGACCATTTAATGAGCTTAGTTATGGAGCTGCCAATGGGCTACCGCACGGTTTTTAACCTTTTCGGAATAGAAGGGTATTCGCATAAAGAGATTGGAGAAATGTTGGGGATTTCGGAGAATACTTCCAAATCACAATTGAGCAAAGCTAGAAAACAGCTACAGCAGAAGCTGGGAGAAACAGAACTTTTATACAAAGAGCAATGA
- a CDS encoding T9SS type A sorting domain-containing protein: MKKLKRLFFILTFLICGIALHAQTWDLIGNGIGQDVSYRNDVDVYNNELYVSEIIWNGSTPGTEVKVRKWDGQSWVTLPSYTTPTFTEFGDMTIFQGEIYIGLVMASGTTSWLVKFDGMQWSVVPMFSGVLSGSVRSLEVHNGELYIGGFFDVTIGGTSYENILKYDGTSFTGFTGLSGPNQTVSDIHFANGDVYVLARQLYKLNGTTFGTGVQIHQSGTSQRSFLASYNNELYCATDTFLYKVGASASTLIKTFPYRITDMDVYNGELYVVGDTLRKTWTLGGGLTKYDGQTFTILSAPNALHSGEVYNGALHYFSCSVTMFNGQQYDRAFKMSNVLGLGEKAVSQSGLSVYPNPAHGLFYIENSLNEKQEVELIDATGKVIRNISLQPEMKAEVGTESLAPGMYFINNGSNTHRVIITP, encoded by the coding sequence ATGAAAAAACTAAAACGACTCTTTTTTATTCTTACTTTTTTAATTTGTGGAATTGCGCTGCACGCTCAAACGTGGGATCTTATTGGGAATGGAATTGGTCAGGATGTTTCGTATAGAAACGATGTTGATGTTTATAACAATGAGCTCTACGTTTCAGAAATAATTTGGAACGGAAGTACACCTGGAACGGAAGTAAAAGTTCGAAAGTGGGATGGGCAGTCTTGGGTTACCCTTCCCTCATATACAACTCCAACGTTTACTGAATTTGGAGACATGACTATTTTTCAGGGAGAAATATACATAGGGTTGGTAATGGCAAGTGGAACCACCTCTTGGCTTGTAAAATTTGATGGTATGCAGTGGTCGGTTGTGCCAATGTTCAGCGGTGTATTATCCGGTTCTGTAAGAAGTTTGGAAGTTCATAATGGGGAATTGTACATAGGAGGGTTTTTTGATGTTACAATAGGAGGAACCTCTTATGAGAACATTTTGAAGTATGATGGCACCAGTTTTACCGGATTTACTGGGCTCAGTGGTCCAAATCAAACGGTATCAGATATTCATTTTGCTAATGGGGATGTGTATGTATTAGCCAGACAATTGTATAAGTTGAATGGAACAACTTTCGGGACAGGGGTGCAAATTCACCAATCGGGCACTAGCCAAAGGAGCTTTTTAGCATCGTATAACAATGAATTATATTGCGCAACAGATACTTTCCTTTATAAAGTAGGAGCCAGTGCAAGTACACTAATAAAGACCTTTCCGTATAGAATCACCGATATGGATGTATATAATGGTGAGTTGTATGTTGTGGGGGATACATTAAGGAAAACATGGACTTTGGGAGGAGGTTTAACTAAATATGATGGCCAAACCTTTACCATTCTATCAGCACCAAACGCCCTTCATTCAGGGGAAGTGTACAACGGAGCACTGCATTATTTTTCATGCTCTGTTACCATGTTTAATGGCCAACAATATGATAGGGCCTTTAAAATGAGTAATGTTTTAGGACTGGGTGAGAAAGCGGTAAGCCAATCAGGCCTATCGGTTTACCCAAACCCTGCCCACGGTCTGTTTTACATAGAGAATTCTCTAAATGAAAAGCAGGAAGTAGAACTGATTGACGCTACCGGAAAGGTGATTCGAAATATTAGCCTTCAGCCCGAAATGAAAGCTGAGGTAGGAACAGAAAGTTTAGCCCCAGGAATGTATTTTATTAATAATGGGTCGAATACACATAGAGTGATTATTACCCCTTAG
- a CDS encoding sulfotransferase family protein, giving the protein MNSVQGFFIDVSSELTFVANVKFLKILESLKIKQPEYFLLIGAGRGGTSLLASMIDYHPKVKVGFERFAFDFLLGEKLESEDKNDINSRLEAFNKSCKEEAVLSKGLWGNKITTEQILALEDCQDIPPNGSILEFIRKVVRSQKVIFIVRDGRHCILSKMKRTGQGYETALQRWKYSTKVLNEFSKQGVNLHLCRYEDLLQNPEGELCRICEFLGVQFERDMLKGPSNSMMPEMYAGKGLRPVSELTEEQKLWTKDIKKELEQLGYLNDN; this is encoded by the coding sequence ATGAATTCTGTGCAGGGTTTTTTCATTGATGTAAGTTCAGAACTTACATTTGTGGCAAATGTGAAGTTTTTGAAAATTTTGGAATCACTTAAAATCAAGCAACCTGAGTATTTTTTGCTAATAGGAGCAGGTCGCGGAGGAACCAGTTTACTGGCTTCCATGATAGATTATCACCCAAAGGTGAAGGTTGGTTTTGAGCGATTTGCTTTTGACTTTCTTCTTGGCGAAAAGTTAGAGAGCGAGGATAAAAATGATATAAACTCTAGGCTTGAAGCTTTTAACAAAAGCTGTAAGGAAGAAGCTGTATTAAGCAAAGGCCTGTGGGGAAACAAAATAACTACAGAGCAAATTTTGGCTTTAGAAGATTGCCAGGATATTCCACCGAACGGAAGTATTTTAGAGTTTATACGAAAGGTAGTTAGAAGTCAAAAGGTAATTTTTATAGTACGTGATGGGCGACACTGCATATTGTCTAAAATGAAGCGTACCGGTCAAGGCTATGAAACAGCGTTGCAGAGGTGGAAGTATTCCACCAAGGTTTTGAATGAATTTTCTAAACAGGGTGTAAATCTTCACTTGTGTAGATATGAAGACTTGCTGCAAAATCCAGAAGGAGAATTGTGTAGAATTTGCGAGTTTTTGGGGGTTCAATTTGAAAGGGATATGCTAAAAGGACCATCAAATAGTATGATGCCAGAAATGTATGCCGGTAAAGGGCTGCGGCCAGTTTCTGAGCTTACGGAAGAACAAAAACTTTGGACAAAGGATATTAAGAAGGAATTGGAACAATTAGGATACCTGAATGACAACTGA
- the paaA gene encoding 1,2-phenylacetyl-CoA epoxidase subunit PaaA: protein MTKEMNLEERFQQYVDAENKVEPKDWMPEKYRKTLIRQISQHAHSEVVGMLPEANWITRAPSLRRKVALLAKVQDEAGHGLYLYSAAETLAADRMDMVEDLLSGKAKYSSIFNYPTPTWADIGAIGWLVDGAAIANQVMLCRTSYGPYARAMVKICKEESFHQRQGYEITMTLAQGSPVQKQMAQDALNRWWWPSLMMFGPTDDASPNSAQSMKWKIKRKSNDELRQEFIDKTVPQAEFLGLTIPDKDLKWNEETGHYEHGEIDWEEFYNVIKGNGKCNKQRLIARNKAHDDGAWVREAANAYAEKEAERRKKKSSAA, encoded by the coding sequence ATGACGAAAGAAATGAATTTGGAAGAACGTTTTCAGCAATATGTAGATGCAGAAAACAAGGTGGAGCCAAAAGATTGGATGCCGGAGAAGTATCGAAAAACACTAATTCGCCAAATAAGCCAGCACGCCCACTCAGAAGTAGTAGGTATGTTGCCCGAGGCAAACTGGATTACAAGAGCACCTTCTTTGAGAAGAAAAGTTGCTCTACTTGCCAAAGTGCAGGATGAAGCTGGCCACGGTTTATATCTATATTCTGCAGCTGAAACTTTAGCAGCCGACCGCATGGATATGGTAGAGGACCTCCTTAGCGGAAAGGCGAAATACTCAAGCATATTTAATTATCCTACCCCAACCTGGGCCGATATAGGCGCTATTGGTTGGTTGGTAGATGGTGCAGCAATTGCCAATCAGGTGATGCTATGCCGTACATCATATGGCCCATATGCTCGTGCAATGGTTAAGATTTGTAAAGAAGAAAGCTTTCACCAACGTCAGGGGTATGAAATTACCATGACTTTGGCTCAGGGCAGTCCGGTTCAAAAGCAAATGGCACAAGATGCGCTTAACCGCTGGTGGTGGCCATCGCTAATGATGTTTGGCCCTACTGATGATGCTTCGCCAAACTCTGCCCAGAGTATGAAGTGGAAGATTAAACGTAAATCAAATGATGAGCTTCGTCAGGAGTTTATTGATAAAACGGTTCCTCAGGCTGAGTTTTTAGGTCTTACTATTCCTGATAAAGACTTGAAATGGAACGAAGAAACTGGTCATTATGAGCATGGCGAAATTGACTGGGAGGAGTTTTACAATGTGATAAAAGGTAACGGAAAGTGCAATAAGCAACGTCTTATAGCCCGAAACAAAGCGCATGACGATGGTGCATGGGTACGTGAAGCAGCCAATGCTTACGCAGAAAAAGAAGCCGAAAGAAGAAAGAAGAAAAGTAGCGCAGCGTGA
- a CDS encoding DUF7619 domain-containing protein, with amino-acid sequence MKTRQLTTALLVLMIAFIGTINAQIFQPMGNGINPNDDLMQTSGISSENGNVCAYYTSFTSFPITQIIKKWNGISWTTLPSPPQVGYITDIELFNNEVYLSFSSGGSLGPGILKFDGTGWIPVLPNLSGRVMDMEVHNGVLLAGGAFQNGSGGAFGIIGYDGTNQINIPTMTIDDTINDVNIINGEIWIAGFFRESRGQRDTVSVRRLDNGNNWVHPATSFKIDPIYRALQSVFEINNEIFAVGSGKIYELKNDTAYDVQSYNGWITSYSEFDGLMYMSNGVDMYVFDGTSIYGPTTFPSGVQSFESDKSFLYATFTDTSKMRVDTSYANRRKFGHILKMGTQSLGLLTGKMFIDNNANCNYDNGVDVSAPAVTLPVYAGNNLSYSSTDGDGNYRIYLPAGSYNINTPSSSLPLMNHYSLGCSVPSSVSITSSQTTTQNFAYSHDGSKDLETVIFMNLGNRSRQGFSESGKLVLRNPGITINTPVSVKLTIPNSVSFSWSNPVPTSSNGNVYTFTFPGIGQANEEYISFRVKVDLAANGVGDTLKWYSEVVHVSGDVDMSNDKDTTWTTVVAACDPNDKTPSVEQSLPGLSRLDYHIRFQNTGTDTAYKVTIVDTLESYFDPASIMINGASHDYSFAMADNRVIAWTFDNILLPDSGANYAGSQGFVNFSIDVDPTLNVGDIIDNDAEIYFDFQPAVHTNHAKTAIVSVLGVEEFLERQTSLEVYPNPARGMFYIENSLNEEQEVKLIDATGKVIKSISLQPEMKAEVGAESLAPGMYFINNGSNTHRVIITQ; translated from the coding sequence ATGAAAACAAGACAATTAACCACAGCGCTGTTAGTATTGATGATAGCTTTTATTGGAACTATCAATGCACAAATATTTCAACCCATGGGGAATGGGATTAACCCAAATGATGATTTAATGCAGACGTCTGGTATTTCTTCCGAAAATGGGAATGTTTGTGCTTATTACACTTCGTTCACATCATTCCCAATAACACAAATTATCAAAAAATGGAATGGTATATCCTGGACAACGCTGCCGTCACCCCCTCAAGTTGGGTATATCACAGATATTGAATTATTTAATAATGAGGTATATCTATCATTCAGCTCAGGAGGCTCCTTAGGCCCTGGTATTTTAAAGTTTGATGGTACAGGGTGGATACCAGTGCTTCCGAATCTTTCGGGGAGAGTAATGGATATGGAGGTTCATAACGGAGTTTTGTTAGCAGGAGGTGCTTTTCAAAATGGTTCAGGAGGAGCGTTTGGCATAATAGGCTACGATGGTACAAACCAAATAAACATTCCTACAATGACAATTGACGACACTATAAATGATGTCAATATTATTAATGGTGAAATTTGGATAGCAGGTTTCTTTAGAGAGTCTAGAGGGCAGAGAGACACGGTAAGCGTAAGAAGGTTAGATAATGGAAATAATTGGGTTCATCCAGCTACTTCATTTAAAATCGATCCTATATACAGAGCATTGCAGTCAGTATTTGAAATTAACAATGAGATTTTTGCCGTGGGTTCAGGAAAAATTTATGAGCTGAAAAATGACACGGCTTACGATGTTCAGAGTTACAATGGGTGGATTACATCATATAGCGAATTTGATGGTTTGATGTATATGTCTAATGGTGTTGACATGTATGTTTTTGATGGTACTAGTATTTATGGTCCGACCACATTTCCTTCAGGAGTTCAAAGCTTTGAGTCTGACAAAAGTTTTTTATATGCCACGTTCACAGATACCAGTAAGATGCGTGTAGATACTAGCTATGCCAATAGACGTAAGTTTGGACATATATTAAAAATGGGAACACAATCTCTTGGTTTACTTACAGGGAAAATGTTTATAGATAATAATGCAAATTGCAATTATGATAACGGAGTAGATGTTTCTGCACCAGCGGTAACATTGCCGGTGTATGCAGGAAATAATCTTAGCTATTCGTCAACCGATGGTGATGGGAATTATCGGATCTATTTACCAGCGGGGTCATATAATATTAATACCCCGTCAAGTTCGTTGCCGCTAATGAATCATTATAGTTTAGGATGCAGTGTTCCTTCTAGTGTGAGTATTACTTCATCACAAACCACTACTCAAAACTTTGCATATTCTCACGATGGCTCAAAAGATTTAGAAACTGTGATTTTCATGAATTTAGGAAACAGAAGCCGTCAAGGTTTTTCAGAAAGTGGAAAGCTGGTTTTAAGAAACCCAGGAATCACGATTAATACACCAGTAAGCGTAAAACTCACAATCCCAAATTCAGTAAGTTTCAGTTGGTCAAACCCGGTACCTACAAGTTCGAATGGAAATGTGTACACGTTTACTTTCCCTGGAATAGGACAAGCTAATGAAGAGTACATTAGTTTTAGGGTGAAAGTTGACCTTGCAGCGAATGGTGTTGGCGACACTTTAAAATGGTATTCGGAGGTAGTTCATGTTTCGGGAGATGTAGATATGAGCAACGATAAAGACACCACATGGACAACGGTGGTTGCTGCCTGCGATCCTAATGATAAAACACCGAGCGTAGAGCAAAGCCTTCCTGGCCTTTCGAGGTTAGATTACCACATTCGCTTTCAAAATACAGGAACAGACACAGCCTACAAAGTGACGATTGTAGATACTTTGGAAAGTTACTTTGACCCTGCAAGTATTATGATAAACGGAGCAAGCCATGATTACAGTTTTGCCATGGCAGATAACCGAGTAATTGCATGGACGTTTGACAACATTCTTTTGCCTGACAGTGGGGCAAACTATGCGGGTAGCCAAGGTTTTGTAAACTTTAGCATAGATGTAGACCCAACTCTTAATGTTGGTGATATCATAGACAACGATGCAGAAATTTACTTTGACTTTCAGCCAGCGGTACATACTAATCATGCAAAAACTGCTATCGTTTCAGTACTTGGTGTGGAAGAATTTTTAGAAAGACAAACGAGTCTAGAGGTTTATCCCAACCCAGCACGAGGCATGTTTTACATAGAGAATTCTCTAAATGAAGAGCAAGAAGTAAAGCTAATTGATGCCACAGGAAAGGTGATTAAGAGCATTAGCCTTCAGCCCGAAATGAAAGCTGAGGTAGGAGCAGAAAGTTTAGCACCAGGAATGTATTTTATAAATAATGGAAGCAATACGCACAGAGTAATTATTACCCAGTAA
- a CDS encoding outer membrane beta-barrel protein has product MKKLMMTAGFMFVTLFGVWAQPDDKKKEETVEIEISGNKVTIQAEDLENLSEVDINTIIREVTARSIQIQKQQQELLAQVNKQEANGEITAEQAEEMRDMINDHTEESMEMVGELMEAWGESYEERMEAWGDEYEASMEAWEAEMEARTEAGNFVMPPLPPMPPLPPAGAPVPESDSKRQKIIINEEGIIIQQGENGEEPFAWKFDEEDETDEDEPNDRPSKIDRTNGYFDINWGFNQQLAGGTDFITDGPEELDFWRSHVFDFGFGGKTRIGSPYSKFYIKWGGEFSFNGFRLLENNTLQKDANTGEAVIKMDTGKAVDKSKYKIAYFSIPVMLQLDFSEVGDIDESFTIGVGGYAGVRLGAGRVLKYSTPQYSKVKEDIDGDFNTNQFRYGVMAQVGWDAFKITAKYDLNSFFKDGKGPDYQVASIALGFTL; this is encoded by the coding sequence ATGAAAAAATTGATGATGACTGCCGGGTTTATGTTTGTAACGCTCTTTGGAGTGTGGGCGCAGCCGGATGATAAGAAGAAAGAAGAAACGGTAGAGATTGAAATTAGTGGTAACAAAGTAACTATTCAGGCAGAAGATTTAGAAAATCTTTCTGAGGTGGATATAAACACAATCATCCGTGAAGTTACGGCACGCAGCATTCAAATTCAGAAGCAGCAACAAGAGCTTTTAGCACAGGTAAATAAGCAGGAGGCTAATGGAGAAATTACCGCTGAACAAGCCGAAGAAATGCGCGATATGATAAATGACCATACTGAAGAAAGTATGGAAATGGTAGGCGAATTGATGGAAGCCTGGGGCGAAAGCTATGAAGAGCGCATGGAAGCCTGGGGTGATGAATATGAAGCGAGCATGGAAGCTTGGGAAGCTGAAATGGAAGCAAGAACTGAAGCTGGAAACTTTGTGATGCCTCCATTACCACCAATGCCTCCGCTACCACCTGCTGGAGCGCCAGTTCCCGAGTCTGACAGCAAAAGGCAAAAAATAATCATCAACGAAGAAGGTATTATCATTCAACAGGGTGAGAATGGAGAGGAGCCATTTGCCTGGAAGTTTGATGAAGAAGATGAAACTGATGAGGATGAGCCCAATGATAGACCTAGTAAAATAGATCGTACCAATGGTTATTTTGATATCAATTGGGGATTTAATCAACAGTTAGCTGGAGGAACCGATTTTATAACCGATGGCCCTGAAGAACTTGACTTTTGGAGATCGCATGTTTTTGACTTTGGATTTGGAGGAAAGACACGCATTGGTTCCCCTTACAGCAAGTTTTATATCAAGTGGGGAGGTGAGTTTAGCTTCAATGGATTTAGACTTTTAGAAAACAATACGCTACAAAAAGATGCTAATACTGGTGAAGCGGTTATTAAGATGGACACAGGAAAAGCTGTAGATAAATCAAAGTACAAAATCGCATATTTCAGTATTCCGGTTATGCTTCAGCTAGACTTTAGCGAAGTGGGCGATATCGATGAATCTTTTACCATAGGCGTGGGCGGATACGCTGGTGTAAGACTGGGCGCAGGTCGCGTGTTGAAATATAGCACACCACAATATAGCAAGGTAAAAGAAGATATTGATGGAGATTTTAATACCAACCAGTTTCGCTATGGCGTGATGGCTCAAGTAGGATGGGACGCGTTTAAAATCACAGCCAAGTATGACCTCAATTCTTTCTTTAAGGATGGAAAAGGTCCAGATTATCAAGTGGCTTCAATAGCTCTTGGATTTACATTATAA